A region from the Natronocella acetinitrilica genome encodes:
- the guaA gene encoding glutamine-hydrolyzing GMP synthase, which translates to MAVDIHADRILILDFGSQYTQLIARRVREAGVYCEIYACDVADQAIVDFAPTGLILSGGPESVTFSETPRIPAAVFELGVPLLGICYGMQAMASQLGGSVEASDEKEFGYASIRARGHSRLLRDIEDHTTPEGYGMLDVWMSHGDRVSVLPDGFKIIASSESAPIAGIGDDERGWYGVQFHPEVTHTTQGARVLSRFVHDICGCAGEWTSGNIIEDSIARVREQVGNGKVLLGLSGGVDSSVVAALLHRAIGDQLTCVFVDNGLLRQDEGDQVMATFARHMGVNVIRVDAEARFLAALEGETDPERKRKIIGNLFIDVFDEQAAKLQDVDWLAQGTIYPDVIESAGAATGKAHVIKSHHNVGGLPEHMKLKLVEPLRELFKDEVRRIGLELGLPSDMIQRHPFPGPGLGVRILGEVRKEYADLLRRADAIFIDELRRHDWYDKVSQAFAVFLPVKSVGVTGDGRRYEYVIALRAVETVDFMTARWAHLPYEFLDLVSRRIINEIHGISRVVYDISGKPPATIEWE; encoded by the coding sequence ATGGCCGTCGATATTCATGCAGACCGCATCCTCATTCTCGACTTTGGGTCGCAGTACACGCAGTTGATCGCCCGGCGCGTGCGCGAGGCGGGGGTCTACTGCGAGATTTATGCCTGCGATGTGGCGGATCAGGCCATTGTCGACTTTGCGCCCACCGGGCTGATTCTGTCCGGTGGCCCGGAGTCGGTGACCTTTTCCGAGACGCCACGTATTCCCGCCGCCGTTTTCGAGCTTGGCGTGCCGCTGCTGGGCATCTGTTACGGCATGCAGGCGATGGCGTCGCAGCTTGGCGGCAGCGTCGAAGCCTCTGACGAGAAGGAGTTCGGGTACGCCAGCATCCGTGCTCGGGGGCACTCGCGGCTGCTGCGTGACATCGAGGATCACACCACGCCGGAAGGCTACGGCATGCTCGATGTGTGGATGAGCCATGGGGATCGGGTCAGCGTGCTGCCGGACGGGTTCAAGATCATCGCCAGTTCCGAGTCCGCACCCATTGCCGGTATTGGTGATGATGAGCGCGGCTGGTACGGCGTGCAGTTTCACCCGGAGGTCACCCACACCACCCAGGGTGCGCGAGTCCTGTCCCGGTTCGTGCACGACATCTGCGGCTGCGCCGGTGAGTGGACGTCCGGGAATATCATCGAGGACAGCATCGCGCGGGTGAGGGAACAGGTGGGTAACGGCAAGGTATTGCTGGGGCTCTCCGGCGGGGTCGATTCCTCGGTGGTGGCGGCGTTGCTGCACCGGGCTATCGGTGATCAGCTCACCTGCGTGTTCGTGGACAACGGCTTGCTGCGCCAGGATGAAGGCGACCAGGTGATGGCGACCTTCGCCCGTCACATGGGTGTGAACGTCATCCGCGTTGATGCCGAGGCGCGATTCCTCGCCGCGCTGGAGGGTGAGACCGATCCCGAGCGTAAGCGCAAGATCATTGGAAACCTGTTCATCGACGTGTTCGATGAACAGGCGGCAAAGTTGCAGGATGTGGACTGGCTGGCCCAGGGCACAATCTATCCCGATGTCATCGAATCCGCAGGTGCGGCCACCGGCAAGGCCCATGTGATCAAGTCCCACCACAATGTGGGTGGGTTGCCGGAGCACATGAAGCTCAAGCTGGTAGAGCCGCTGCGAGAACTGTTCAAGGACGAAGTGCGGCGCATCGGTCTTGAGCTTGGCCTGCCCTCCGACATGATTCAGCGCCATCCCTTCCCGGGGCCGGGTCTTGGTGTGCGCATACTCGGCGAGGTCAGGAAGGAGTATGCAGATCTGCTGCGCCGTGCCGACGCCATCTTTATCGATGAACTGCGCCGCCATGACTGGTATGACAAGGTCAGCCAGGCGTTTGCCGTTTTCCTGCCGGTGAAGTCCGTGGGTGTCACCGGTGATGGCCGACGCTACGAGTACGTGATCGCGCTTCGTGCCGTCGAAACCGTCGACTTCATGACCGCCCGCTGGGCGCATCTGCCCTATGAGTTCCTTGATCTGGTGTCCCGGCGCATCATCAACGAGATTCATGGCATTTCCCGGGTGGTTTACGATATTTCCGGTAAGCCACCGGCCACCATCGAGTGGGAGTAG
- the tadA gene encoding tRNA adenosine(34) deaminase TadA translates to MSSDDDVAPSSVEDQRWMDRALTLARQGEAAGEVPVGAVLVKDGEELAAGWNHPLGAHDPTLHAEIHVIREAARRLSNYRLPGTTLYVTLEPCVMCVGALIHARIARLVYAAPEPKTGAVTSRFQLLEPGLHNHTIEVLGGVRADESAELLKRFFMARRRRCRSQC, encoded by the coding sequence ATGAGTAGTGATGACGATGTTGCGCCGTCCTCAGTGGAGGATCAGCGCTGGATGGATCGCGCGCTGACCCTTGCAAGACAGGGCGAAGCGGCAGGCGAGGTGCCGGTCGGTGCGGTACTCGTCAAGGACGGCGAGGAACTGGCTGCGGGATGGAATCATCCCCTTGGCGCCCATGATCCGACCCTGCATGCGGAGATCCACGTGATCCGGGAGGCGGCGCGGCGCCTGAGCAACTACCGTCTCCCCGGCACAACCCTGTATGTCACCCTGGAACCTTGCGTCATGTGCGTCGGGGCCTTGATCCACGCCCGCATCGCAAGGTTGGTCTATGCAGCCCCGGAGCCGAAGACCGGCGCGGTCACCAGCCGATTTCAATTGCTAGAACCCGGCTTGCACAATCACACAATCGAGGTGCTCGGCGGAGTTCGGGCCGATGAGAGTGCGGAACTGCTGAAGCGTTTCTTCATGGCGCGACGGCGAAGATGCCGTTCACAGTGTTGA
- the mltF gene encoding membrane-bound lytic murein transglycosylase MltF — MPSRVLRILIATLCLGLLGASASGLLYKPTALEGVQQSGVLRVVTVAGPATLSHTSDGPTGLEYDLARAFADYLGVELDMLVASSKADVYHALATGSADLAAAGLSPSEARNRHFRFTESYLSVEQHVIYRFGQRRPETVADLAAMDSADLQIAAYGSQIERLQHLRGDYPELSWNEVASPGTEELLYRVWNREAELTVVDSIDLQLTQHFYPELRIAFTLEGARDLVWAFRNGRDDTLYRASGHFFEQMRNSGRLAQIEERYLGHLGQFDYVGARVFLRHITERLPEYREVFKEAAARTGVDWRLLAAIGYQESHWNPRAVSPTGVRGIMMLTLPTAREMGIEDRLDPVQSIDGGARYFASLRQRIPERIEEPVRTWLALAAYNVGMGHLEDARRLTEIRGGDPDTWKDIKDSLPLLSQREWYEQTRFGYARGQEPVTYVAQIRTYYDLLTRITDPEPGTTLVTVGRPYEPEARRRALNLAGLLQSTL, encoded by the coding sequence ATGCCGTCACGTGTGCTACGGATACTCATTGCGACGCTTTGTCTGGGGCTGCTTGGCGCTTCGGCCTCCGGGCTTCTGTACAAGCCAACGGCGCTCGAGGGCGTACAGCAATCCGGTGTATTGCGCGTGGTAACCGTTGCCGGCCCCGCGACCTTGAGCCATACCTCGGATGGGCCCACCGGCCTGGAATACGATCTGGCGCGGGCCTTTGCAGACTATCTGGGCGTTGAACTGGACATGCTGGTCGCGAGCAGCAAGGCGGATGTCTATCACGCGCTGGCCACCGGTTCGGCTGACCTCGCGGCGGCGGGGCTGAGCCCATCTGAAGCACGTAATCGGCATTTCCGCTTCACTGAGTCCTATCTGTCGGTGGAGCAGCACGTGATCTATCGCTTCGGACAGCGTCGGCCGGAAACGGTCGCAGATCTGGCGGCCATGGACAGCGCCGATCTACAGATAGCGGCTTATGGTAGCCAGATCGAGCGGCTGCAGCACCTGCGCGGCGATTACCCGGAGCTGTCCTGGAACGAGGTCGCGAGCCCCGGTACCGAAGAGTTACTGTACCGGGTGTGGAATCGCGAGGCGGAACTCACCGTGGTGGACTCCATCGACCTGCAGCTGACCCAGCACTTTTACCCCGAGCTTCGCATTGCCTTCACCCTGGAAGGCGCCCGCGATCTGGTCTGGGCCTTTCGCAACGGCCGCGACGATACGCTGTACCGTGCCTCTGGACACTTTTTCGAGCAGATGCGCAACAGTGGTCGCCTGGCGCAAATCGAGGAGCGCTATCTTGGCCACCTGGGACAGTTCGACTACGTTGGCGCGCGGGTCTTCCTGCGCCACATCACCGAACGCCTCCCGGAATACCGCGAGGTATTCAAAGAGGCCGCTGCCCGCACCGGGGTAGATTGGCGGCTGCTGGCAGCCATCGGTTATCAGGAGTCCCACTGGAATCCCCGCGCTGTCTCCCCGACTGGGGTGCGTGGCATCATGATGCTGACGTTGCCTACGGCCCGGGAAATGGGCATTGAGGATCGACTGGATCCGGTGCAAAGCATTGACGGCGGAGCACGTTATTTCGCCAGCCTGCGACAGCGAATCCCGGAACGCATCGAGGAGCCGGTTCGCACCTGGCTGGCACTCGCCGCCTACAACGTGGGCATGGGCCACCTCGAAGACGCGCGGCGGCTGACGGAGATCCGCGGTGGCGACCCCGACACCTGGAAGGACATCAAGGACTCACTGCCGCTATTGAGTCAGAGGGAATGGTACGAACAGACGCGATTCGGTTATGCCCGCGGCCAGGAGCCGGTCACGTACGTCGCGCAGATCCGCACCTACTACGATCTGCTGACGCGCATTACCGACCCGGAACCAGGCACTACGCTTGTGACCGTGGGACGGCCCTATGAACCGGAGGCCCGCCGCCGCGCCCTGAATCTGGCGGGGTTGTTGCAGTCAACACTGTGA
- a CDS encoding class I SAM-dependent methyltransferase — translation MNTTAEASMCPLCDTTSGVPYASWRERRYLHCENCDLVWLDPAQRLNPAAERTYYATHENDPRDPGYRRFLSRAAEPLLARLAPGSHGLDYGCGPGPALAYMLQEAGHTMALYDPYFAPAQAALERQYDFVTCTETAEHFHNPGTEFRELDSLLRPRGWLAVMTGFRPEQERFANWHYVRDPTHVSFYSEKSLAWLAELFEWEMQVPAKNVVLFRKG, via the coding sequence GTGAACACAACGGCCGAAGCGAGCATGTGCCCACTCTGCGACACAACAAGCGGTGTACCCTATGCCAGTTGGCGGGAGCGCCGTTATCTGCACTGTGAAAACTGTGATCTGGTCTGGCTTGACCCCGCCCAACGCCTGAACCCCGCCGCCGAGCGCACCTACTATGCGACCCACGAGAATGATCCACGAGATCCGGGGTATCGCCGCTTCCTAAGCCGCGCTGCAGAGCCACTACTAGCGCGCCTTGCCCCCGGCTCCCACGGGCTCGACTACGGCTGCGGGCCAGGGCCAGCCCTTGCGTACATGTTGCAGGAGGCCGGACACACGATGGCGCTGTATGATCCCTACTTTGCACCCGCTCAGGCAGCGCTAGAGCGCCAGTACGATTTCGTAACCTGCACCGAAACCGCAGAACACTTCCACAACCCCGGCACGGAATTCCGCGAACTCGACAGCTTGTTGCGGCCAAGGGGGTGGCTAGCGGTAATGACGGGCTTTCGCCCCGAGCAAGAGCGGTTCGCAAACTGGCACTATGTGCGCGACCCGACCCACGTATCCTTCTACAGCGAGAAGAGCCTGGCGTGGCTGGCGGAACTATTTGAATGGGAAATGCAGGTGCCAGCCAAAAATGTCGTGCTGTTTCGCAAGGGCTAG